ctcgtcgGACTCGAGTATGATTAGCGAGTTGTCCAAGACATTTTCAGGACTGCGCCGCTTAGGAAGTGTGGACGGCTTCTCAGCAATTATCTCGGGTTTCTTCAACACACGCTCAGGGACCGCATCACGGCGTTCCGTGTTCGAGATGCGACGCGACTGTATGGGCGCCGGCTTAGCCACAGGCGCAACTGGCTGTGAGGCAACAACTTCTGGCTTGTTCCCAGCCGGACGACGGCGTTCGATCTCTTTGACTTCACTCGGAGTGGCGGCAGCAATAGTGCGACGTGACTTGGATGCTGCAGCACTGGAGCTATCTGGTTTATCCACAGAAGCAGGGACACCAGCAGTTGCTGGCTGCAAGGTCTCACGACGATTACTGGGTTTCTTTGGACTCGCAGCGGGCGAAGCGTTGCCGCCAAGCGAGGCACGCAAACGTTTAACCAATACTTTGCGACTGCTATCTGTTACCGGTATGTTTGGCAATCCTTGGGCAATCATCTGCGCCCGCAGCTCATTGTTCGACAGAGAGTCCAAATTATCAGTATCGGCCATAGTGCTTTATCAGGTTATTCAAATCGTTTTTTCTTGCACAAATCgttgaaattgaaagcgaGTTGCGCGTCACTTTTTGCGCGGTGCAGCGTTGCTATTTTGTGTGCAAAAGCTAGctgttttcagtattttgtatgATGTGGTCACACTTTAATATTGGGTACAGCTATCGATATAgttgcacaaatattttcataaggAATAAGAAATAGCTAAGCGTTGCTTAGATTACAGTAATTAATTATCTTTCTTTAAAATACAACTTAATGTGGCCTCAAATTAAACTCGATGTTATATACGTTATAATAATATGAGCATAATTGTCGTTGACTTCAAATGTCTGGCATcactattttcttttttatacatCGATGTATGCCCGTAAAAATCGATATTTccatatatttcaaaaacatcGAGAGTGTTATCGGTGTTTGTCCGCCTCTACAAAACTGACTGGacatgaaaacaaaaaagtaatagTTAAGAAAAAGTAATACTCTGCCAGTTTCACTCTATTATAGTGAAAATAACTTAGTAAAGACGCCCACACAGAGTATAAACAATTAGAAGAAGGGCAAACAAAAATGGACATCTCAAAAGCACCAAACCCACGGAAACTACAATTATGTCGCACCTACTTAATGAGTAAGCTTAATCAGTTCCCAAAACGGCAATTTGATTACCGTAAATTTAATCACTTTAGCTGGCTTTGCCTTCCTGCCGTTCGTTTGGGCCATAAATGTTTGCTGGTTCTTCGATGAAGCTTTCCGTAAACCTCCATATCCCGAGCAGAGTCAAATAAAGCGCTGTAAGTAATCACTGATTCTCCCTTAACTTCACCAGTATTTACTATAACTTTGAACTCTCTTTTATAAGATGTTATATACTCGGCGATTGGAACCCTTCTCTGGTTAATAGCCTTGACTACCTGGATCATCATATTCCAAACGAATCGAGCCGATTGGGGCGCAACTGCAGACTACATGAGCTTTATAATACCACTTGGCAGCCCTTaatgtacatactatatataaatatttagactCTAGTATTATATTAACTCATGATATTAATGAAAGACATGTCTTGGACAAGCTCAAAGACccactaataaaaataacaatttatatacaaaaatattgtaaattactCGATTACGATTGAATCTCTCCGCCCCCCACTgaacttattaaatttcagtttaattttttaaatacattttttattcacATCTAAAgcttattttttcttttgtaatatatatatttatttttatatatatatctatatatgtgtACTATAGTTTGAAATTTCTTAGCACTAATTATGTGTGTTTCCtttgttttgtaataatttgtttCGAATGCCATTTATCtgttttgttgtcttgttGCCATCGCCTCGAATACGAATTTCTGACATCGCCGAATTTTGCCGGGGATTATCCGGCTGTTATTTGTTGGATTTCATTTTCCGGTAGCCGGGATTTCCTTGTGCTTACATACAATTTCATTGTTTAGAATGTCATTAAGttatgcttttgctttgttctTTCGTCTTCGTTTAAAAtacatgttttgttttttgttttgtaaaaaGTTCTGCGCTTGtaccattttattttgttattcattCAATAATCTAAGCTGTTCATTTGCGATTTAGTCCTCGTCAATTAATCGTTAATTTTGTTGCACTACACTGATTCCACTACGAACATTTTGTTTGCGATAAATGTGAGATGATAAATTGTGCATCATCCGACTTCAGAATGGGGGGGGAAAATAGctttcatatataatatatattttctttttgcttattGTATCAATGTAGATGCTGTCGGTTATTCCCCTTGttaatacacacatacatatgatgatgcttttgtgtttataacatgccgcatgccacatgccaaaTGTTGTATCAAGAGTGAAACATCAATCGAAactaatttacaatttatgtatataatataagtatatataaaaagactCGATTTAAGGTATATTTACATGCAAtactttgtgtttttattgataaattctaaagaattgtgtgtgtgttctcttCG
This is a stretch of genomic DNA from Drosophila albomicans strain 15112-1751.03 chromosome 3, ASM965048v2, whole genome shotgun sequence. It encodes these proteins:
- the LOC117570576 gene encoding gamma-secretase subunit pen-2 → MDISKAPNPRKLQLCRTYLMTGFAFLPFVWAINVCWFFDEAFRKPPYPEQSQIKRYVIYSAIGTLLWLIALTTWIIIFQTNRADWGATADYMSFIIPLGSP